A genomic window from Acinetobacter chinensis includes:
- a CDS encoding acyl-CoA dehydrogenase family protein, which produces MTVQNNKHLEQLVIAVNYEEVAQKFRPVFQKIAEGALDREKNRSLPFEAIQWLKQAGLGAVRVPVQYGGAGLSQQQLFQLLIELATADSNVVQALRGHFAFVEDRLNAHRDQSQEHWFKRFVKGDLVGNAWTETGKIEIGQVGTRITQNTRGELVVNGEKFYSTGTIFADWVDLFVLDETTGEHAIAAISTEHKGVNVADDWDGFGQKTTGSGTLKIDNVSISRDHILPFDQRFRYQTAFYQEVHLVTLAGIAQAAVETFSEEVRQRTRIFSHGNAELVRNDPQILQVIGKASAQAYAAKSVALNVAKTLDEAFLSHFQNDESVELKANDQAELESSQGQVVLAELVQNLTTELFNALSASASTTAKQLDRFWRNARVVSSHNPVIYKQKVIGDFVVNGHALPYVWQIGNSPSVKEKEKAGRIQT; this is translated from the coding sequence ATGACAGTTCAAAATAATAAGCATCTGGAGCAACTCGTGATTGCTGTAAATTATGAAGAGGTCGCTCAGAAATTCCGTCCTGTTTTTCAGAAAATTGCTGAGGGAGCACTGGATCGGGAAAAAAACCGAAGTTTACCGTTTGAAGCGATTCAGTGGCTGAAACAGGCGGGACTGGGGGCTGTCCGTGTCCCTGTGCAATACGGCGGAGCAGGTCTGTCACAGCAGCAGTTGTTTCAGTTGCTTATAGAGCTTGCAACGGCAGATTCAAATGTCGTTCAGGCACTGCGTGGGCACTTTGCCTTTGTTGAAGACCGTCTGAATGCACATCGGGATCAGTCTCAGGAGCACTGGTTCAAACGCTTTGTCAAAGGTGATCTGGTGGGCAATGCCTGGACAGAAACAGGAAAAATTGAAATTGGGCAGGTTGGTACCCGAATCACTCAGAATACCCGTGGTGAACTGGTGGTCAATGGTGAGAAGTTTTATTCAACGGGGACAATCTTTGCGGACTGGGTTGATCTTTTTGTACTGGATGAAACGACAGGTGAACATGCGATTGCAGCCATTTCAACCGAGCACAAAGGGGTCAATGTTGCAGATGACTGGGATGGATTTGGGCAGAAGACAACAGGCAGCGGTACTTTAAAAATAGACAATGTCAGTATCAGCCGTGACCATATTTTGCCTTTTGATCAGCGTTTCAGATATCAGACTGCATTTTACCAAGAGGTGCATCTGGTGACTCTGGCAGGAATTGCACAGGCAGCGGTGGAGACTTTCAGTGAAGAAGTACGCCAGCGCACCCGTATTTTCAGTCATGGAAATGCAGAACTTGTACGGAATGACCCTCAGATTTTACAGGTGATCGGTAAAGCATCGGCACAGGCTTATGCAGCAAAATCGGTTGCGCTGAATGTCGCTAAGACACTCGATGAGGCATTTCTCAGTCATTTTCAGAATGATGAGTCAGTGGAACTCAAAGCCAATGATCAGGCAGAACTTGAGTCTTCTCAGGGGCAGGTGGTACTGGCAGAACTGGTGCAGAATCTGACCACAGAACTGTTTAATGCTTTAAGTGCATCAGCAAGTACAACAGCGAAGCAGCTGGATCGGTTCTGGCGTAACGCCCGCGTGGTGTCTTCGCACAATCCGGTGATTTACAAACAGAAAGTGATTGGTGATTTTGTGGTGAACGGTCATGCCTTGCCCTATGTCTGGCAGATTGGAAACAGTCCATCAGTCAAAGAAAAGGAGAAAGCTGGGCGAATTCAAACATGA
- a CDS encoding SfnB family sulfur acquisition oxidoreductase, producing the protein MQLADAESIPKDFYLQEQAAHIIQSDAEAIEAAHRLAEEFSKEASIRDHERRLPLKEIHSYSASGLWGITIPKAFGGAGVSYKTLAEVVKIISSADSSLGQIAQNHWAFIEHIRLDATQEQQAFFFEKVLSGQRFGNAFSEKGSKTVADLTTQIEFKDGHAVINGQKFFATGALLAHWIPVVAVDHEGKPYAALLPQHSPGLSIINDWSGFGQRTTTSGTVLLDHVQVDSQYVVPIFKAFQRPTAAGAISQFIQAAVDAGIARGAIQETIGYVREFARPWIDSGLNKATEDPYTIASIGELKIKLRAAEAVLDLAGEAIDRALDNPSEESVSEATLLTAEAKVLTTEIALLAANKLFELSGTRSTLSELNLDRHWRNARTHTLHDPVRWKLNIVGNYYLNDVPPPRHPWS; encoded by the coding sequence ATTCAACTGGCAGATGCAGAAAGCATCCCTAAAGATTTTTATCTTCAGGAGCAGGCAGCTCATATTATTCAGTCAGATGCAGAAGCGATCGAAGCAGCACATCGTCTGGCTGAGGAGTTTTCCAAAGAAGCATCCATACGTGATCATGAACGTCGTTTGCCTTTAAAGGAAATTCACAGTTATTCAGCTTCAGGATTATGGGGAATTACCATTCCAAAGGCTTTTGGTGGTGCGGGTGTCAGTTATAAGACACTGGCGGAAGTGGTCAAAATTATTTCCAGTGCAGACTCCTCGCTGGGGCAGATTGCTCAGAATCACTGGGCGTTTATTGAACATATCCGTCTGGATGCAACTCAGGAACAGCAGGCATTCTTTTTTGAAAAAGTGTTGAGCGGTCAGCGTTTCGGAAATGCATTTTCTGAAAAAGGTTCAAAGACCGTTGCAGATCTGACGACTCAGATTGAGTTTAAAGATGGGCATGCTGTGATTAATGGTCAGAAGTTTTTTGCAACCGGTGCTTTGCTTGCTCACTGGATTCCTGTTGTGGCGGTAGATCACGAAGGTAAACCGTATGCTGCACTTTTACCACAGCACAGTCCTGGCTTAAGCATCATCAATGACTGGAGTGGTTTTGGACAGAGAACCACCACGAGTGGAACCGTATTGCTGGATCATGTTCAGGTAGATTCGCAGTATGTTGTTCCTATTTTTAAAGCATTTCAGCGTCCAACGGCAGCAGGTGCTATTTCCCAGTTCATTCAGGCAGCGGTGGATGCAGGTATTGCCCGTGGTGCCATTCAGGAAACGATTGGTTATGTTCGTGAGTTTGCCCGTCCCTGGATTGATTCAGGACTGAATAAGGCAACAGAAGATCCGTATACCATTGCCAGTATTGGTGAATTAAAAATTAAATTAAGAGCAGCAGAAGCGGTACTTGATCTGGCAGGGGAAGCAATTGACCGTGCACTGGACAATCCATCTGAAGAGAGTGTGTCTGAAGCAACACTGCTGACGGCAGAAGCCAAAGTCCTGACGACTGAAATTGCGCTACTGGCAGCAAATAAACTGTTTGAACTGTCTGGAACACGCTCGACACTGTCTGAGCTGAATCTTGACCGTCACTGGCGAAATGCCCGAACCCACACTTTGCATGATCCTGTGCGCTGGAAACTGAATATTGTGGGGAACTATTATCTGAATGATGTGCCTCCACCACGTCATCCTTGGAGCTGA
- a CDS encoding LLM class flavin-dependent oxidoreductase, which yields MTKQIRFNAFEMNCIAHQSPGLWRHPEDRSTEYKNLDYWTDLAKILERGKFDGIFIADVLGIYDVYHQSAQHALNGAVQVPVNDPLQIVPAMAAVTEHLGFGVTTSISFEHPYPFARRMSTLDHLTKGRAGWNIVTSYLESGSKNLGLKTQVSHDNRYDIADEYLEVLYKLWEGSWEQDAVLNDKARGIYTDHNKVHPIQHEGKYFSVPGIHICEPSPQRTPVLYQAGASSRGQSFASQNAECVFISAPTKAAVKKLVQSLRTKLTEEGRDPSSVLIYTLISIVTDETDELAHKKFAEYQQYGSYHGGLTLASGWSGVDFSKFNAIDKVEYIQTEAIQSMLNSYVKADPDKVWTIEEIAQFISVGGNGPVIVGSPATVADRLQEWSAETGVDGFNLAYILAHQTFEDVVDYIVPELQNRGVYQKEYQPGTLREKLFGQGDLLNNQHRGASFRYGAENFQTDINKKAG from the coding sequence ATGACAAAACAAATTCGGTTCAATGCTTTTGAAATGAACTGTATTGCTCATCAATCCCCTGGTCTATGGCGGCATCCTGAGGATCGTTCCACAGAATATAAAAACCTCGACTACTGGACTGATTTAGCAAAAATACTGGAACGTGGAAAATTTGACGGTATTTTTATAGCGGATGTACTGGGCATTTATGATGTCTATCATCAGTCCGCTCAACATGCGTTAAATGGTGCAGTACAGGTTCCTGTCAATGATCCTTTACAGATTGTTCCAGCCATGGCAGCGGTCACAGAACATCTTGGATTTGGGGTCACGACATCCATTTCATTTGAACATCCTTATCCATTTGCCCGCCGCATGAGTACGCTGGATCATTTAACTAAGGGTCGTGCGGGATGGAATATTGTGACCTCTTACCTTGAAAGCGGTTCAAAAAACCTGGGGCTGAAAACACAGGTCAGCCATGACAACCGTTACGATATAGCGGATGAATACCTTGAAGTTCTGTATAAACTCTGGGAAGGCTCATGGGAGCAGGATGCTGTGCTGAATGATAAAGCACGTGGTATCTATACCGATCACAACAAAGTTCATCCGATACAGCATGAAGGAAAATACTTTAGTGTTCCTGGGATTCACATCTGTGAACCATCCCCACAACGAACGCCGGTTCTCTATCAGGCTGGAGCGTCTTCACGTGGGCAAAGCTTTGCCAGTCAGAATGCTGAATGCGTCTTTATTTCAGCTCCGACCAAAGCAGCGGTAAAAAAACTGGTTCAGAGTTTACGCACTAAGCTGACTGAAGAAGGGCGTGATCCGTCTTCCGTACTGATTTATACACTGATTTCCATTGTTACCGATGAAACGGATGAACTGGCACATAAAAAATTTGCAGAGTATCAGCAATATGGAAGTTACCACGGCGGGCTGACACTGGCTTCGGGCTGGTCAGGTGTGGATTTTTCAAAGTTCAATGCAATAGATAAAGTCGAATATATCCAGACGGAAGCGATTCAGTCCATGCTGAATTCTTATGTAAAAGCAGATCCTGATAAAGTCTGGACTATCGAAGAAATCGCTCAGTTTATCAGTGTAGGTGGCAATGGTCCTGTTATTGTGGGTTCCCCTGCAACGGTTGCAGACCGACTTCAGGAATGGTCAGCAGAAACAGGAGTCGATGGTTTCAATCTGGCTTATATACTTGCGCACCAGACTTTTGAAGATGTCGTGGATTATATTGTGCCTGAACTGCAGAACCGTGGTGTTTACCAGAAGGAATATCAACCTGGAACCTTACGTGAAAAACTGTTTGGTCAGGGAGACCTGCTGAATAATCAGCACAGGGGAGCCAGTTTCCGTTATGGTGCGGAAAATTTCCAAACAGATATCAATAAAAAAGCGGGTTGA
- the mobR gene encoding phenol degradation transcriptional regulator MobR, producing the protein MPKAKDVKVYKQILEQNKDIQDLLDKIIFDTEHGQIWFDENRMLLMHTSILGYLRKDLFNMLGLERTKHFFIRCGYQAGMRDAEVTSKLRPNLNEAEAFMAGPQMHGIRGMVQVDVNELHLSHDQKEFYADFNWLNSFEAEVHLSEFGASEEPACWMLLGYACGYSSFVMGQTIIYQETHCVAKGDEHCRIIGKPLSEWENSDELIRFMSPDPVSDEIIALQAELNELKKNIYTEAESDYTMFAAIGESVAYRKVCDLLKKAAGSKVAVLLQGETGVGKEAFARGVHEGSQRKAEPFVAVNCACIPPDLIEAELFGVEKGAFTGASQTRIGKFERAHRGTIFLDEVIELSPRAQAALLRMLQEGEFERVGDQQTRKVDVRIVAATNEDLEQAVKNGKFRADLYYRLNIFPVMIPPLRERREDIPLLISHFLARFENMYDKTLKGLSDKAKNFVMKYEWPGNIRELENLLERATLLTDHQQEIKLDSLFPQLKEQDVVAQPVNSFTNVEDLFTEDFSLEQLEQKIIRTAMLKSRENVSEAARMMGISRATLEYRLKKMMDAQRN; encoded by the coding sequence ATGCCCAAAGCCAAAGATGTGAAGGTCTATAAGCAGATACTGGAACAGAATAAAGATATTCAGGATTTACTCGATAAAATTATTTTTGATACTGAGCATGGACAGATCTGGTTCGATGAAAACCGTATGTTGCTGATGCACACCAGTATTCTGGGTTATTTAAGAAAAGATCTTTTTAATATGCTTGGCTTAGAACGTACCAAACACTTTTTTATCCGTTGTGGTTACCAGGCTGGGATGCGAGATGCCGAGGTCACTTCAAAACTACGTCCAAATCTCAATGAAGCAGAAGCCTTTATGGCAGGTCCTCAGATGCATGGCATTCGAGGTATGGTGCAAGTGGATGTGAATGAACTGCATTTAAGTCATGATCAAAAAGAGTTCTATGCAGATTTCAACTGGCTGAATTCTTTTGAAGCCGAAGTGCATTTAAGTGAATTTGGTGCATCGGAGGAACCAGCCTGTTGGATGCTTTTAGGCTATGCCTGTGGGTATAGCAGCTTTGTGATGGGACAGACCATTATTTATCAGGAGACCCACTGTGTTGCTAAAGGAGATGAGCATTGCCGAATTATTGGCAAGCCTTTAAGTGAATGGGAAAATTCAGATGAATTAATCCGCTTTATGTCGCCAGATCCTGTGTCAGATGAAATTATTGCCTTGCAGGCTGAGTTAAATGAATTAAAGAAAAATATTTATACCGAAGCTGAAAGTGACTACACCATGTTTGCTGCTATTGGGGAATCAGTGGCATATCGAAAGGTTTGTGATTTACTCAAAAAAGCTGCAGGCAGTAAAGTTGCTGTACTTTTGCAGGGTGAAACTGGCGTTGGTAAAGAAGCTTTCGCACGTGGTGTACATGAAGGAAGTCAACGAAAGGCAGAACCATTTGTTGCTGTAAACTGTGCCTGTATTCCGCCAGATTTGATTGAAGCCGAATTATTTGGGGTGGAAAAAGGGGCTTTTACAGGTGCATCCCAGACTCGTATTGGTAAGTTTGAGCGTGCGCATCGCGGTACGATTTTCCTTGATGAAGTGATAGAACTGTCTCCACGGGCACAGGCAGCATTATTGCGAATGTTGCAGGAAGGGGAATTTGAACGTGTCGGTGATCAACAGACACGGAAAGTTGATGTCCGGATCGTTGCTGCAACCAATGAAGATTTAGAGCAAGCGGTTAAGAATGGTAAATTCCGTGCTGACTTATATTATCGTTTAAATATTTTCCCGGTAATGATTCCGCCATTGCGTGAGCGCCGTGAGGATATTCCTTTATTAATCAGCCATTTTTTAGCACGTTTTGAAAATATGTATGATAAAACCTTAAAAGGTTTGAGTGATAAAGCTAAAAATTTTGTGATGAAATATGAGTGGCCAGGCAATATTCGAGAGCTGGAAAACTTACTGGAAAGGGCGACTTTACTGACAGATCATCAACAGGAAATCAAATTAGACAGTTTATTTCCGCAGCTTAAAGAACAGGATGTTGTGGCCCAGCCAGTAAATAGTTTTACCAATGTCGAAGATTTATTCACTGAAGACTTTTCTTTAGAACAACTTGAACAAAAAATTATTCGTACTGCAATGCTTAAAAGTCGCGAAAATGTATCTGAAGCTGCCCGAATGATGGGCATCAGTCGAGCAACTTTAGAGTATAGGTTAAAGAAAATGATGGATGCTCAGCGAAACTGA
- a CDS encoding phenol hydroxylase subunit, with product MHQTQQNQLTKYIRITGDRDARFVEFDFAIHDPTLFVELILPREAFQHFCEINQVVEMTEEQQAWNDAQEDKWRYGVEPTVLNPAQPHIDQDDHA from the coding sequence ATGCATCAGACACAACAGAACCAGCTCACCAAATACATTCGTATTACAGGTGATCGTGATGCCAGATTTGTTGAATTCGATTTTGCGATTCACGACCCAACTTTATTTGTCGAACTGATTTTACCTCGGGAAGCTTTTCAGCATTTTTGTGAAATAAACCAGGTCGTAGAAATGACAGAAGAACAGCAAGCATGGAATGACGCACAGGAAGACAAATGGCGTTATGGCGTTGAACCTACTGTCCTCAACCCAGCCCAACCTCATATAGATCAAGACGATCACGCTTAA
- a CDS encoding aromatic/alkene monooxygenase hydroxylase subunit beta, with translation MTLEIKTSSLAPIRQTYAYIERRFGNKPATRYQEVSFDVQATTNFHYRPLWKPDKTLNDKTHTALQMQDWYVFKDPRQFYYGAYVQHRARLQDTAESNYAFFEKRFLVENISEEVKQKIITCLLPFRYVEQTANLHMMSGSAYGYGTVITQACIFAAMDRLGMAQYISRIGLALDGNTGECLQQAKDAWMNDAAWQPLRKLCEQSLTEQDWFKLYVLQNLLIDSCIQSLVYGQFDQYLVENGARDVAMLTEFMQECLSDLRKWSDPVFKLAVAESEENKVLIQGWIAELLPQVQEAFSAWAGLALGDSNIEQAVALIAERSKKAGLADI, from the coding sequence ATGACTTTAGAAATTAAAACATCGAGCCTAGCCCCAATTCGCCAAACTTACGCGTACATTGAACGCCGTTTTGGCAATAAGCCAGCAACACGTTACCAGGAAGTCAGTTTTGATGTACAGGCAACCACCAACTTTCATTATCGTCCTTTATGGAAGCCTGATAAGACTTTGAATGATAAAACTCATACCGCCTTGCAGATGCAGGACTGGTATGTGTTTAAAGACCCTCGTCAGTTCTACTACGGCGCTTATGTACAACATCGTGCACGTTTACAGGATACCGCTGAAAGTAATTATGCATTCTTTGAAAAGCGTTTTCTGGTTGAGAATATCAGCGAAGAAGTGAAGCAAAAAATCATCACCTGCTTACTGCCATTTCGCTATGTGGAACAAACGGCAAATTTACACATGATGTCAGGCAGTGCCTATGGTTATGGCACAGTCATTACCCAAGCCTGTATTTTTGCTGCGATGGATCGTCTCGGCATGGCGCAATACATTTCACGTATTGGCTTGGCACTGGATGGCAATACAGGTGAGTGTTTACAACAAGCCAAAGACGCTTGGATGAATGACGCAGCTTGGCAACCGCTTCGTAAACTCTGTGAACAAAGTCTGACTGAACAGGACTGGTTCAAACTCTATGTACTGCAAAACCTGTTGATTGATAGCTGTATCCAGAGCCTTGTCTATGGACAGTTTGATCAATACTTAGTTGAAAATGGCGCACGTGATGTAGCGATGCTGACTGAATTTATGCAGGAATGTTTAAGCGATTTACGTAAATGGTCTGACCCAGTTTTTAAACTTGCCGTTGCTGAATCTGAGGAAAATAAAGTCCTGATTCAAGGCTGGATTGCTGAACTGTTACCACAAGTTCAGGAGGCGTTTAGCGCATGGGCAGGTCTTGCATTGGGTGATAGCAATATCGAACAAGCCGTTGCACTGATCGCAGAGCGCAGCAAAAAAGCAGGTTTAGCTGACATTTAA
- a CDS encoding MmoB/DmpM family protein: MTSKVYLALQDNDTSRYIIEAIEQDNPDATIQYLPAMIRVESTTGLVIRAETVSEKLGQDWDIQELQLNMITLGGNVDEDDDTFTLKWN, encoded by the coding sequence ATGACTTCAAAAGTTTATTTAGCGCTACAGGACAATGACACCTCTCGCTACATCATCGAAGCGATTGAACAGGATAATCCCGATGCCACGATTCAGTATTTACCAGCCATGATCCGTGTAGAAAGCACAACTGGCCTGGTGATCCGTGCAGAAACGGTATCTGAAAAACTCGGACAGGACTGGGACATTCAAGAGTTACAACTGAATATGATCACACTGGGTGGCAACGTCGATGAAGACGATGACACCTTTACCCTGAAATGGAATTAA
- a CDS encoding aromatic/alkene/methane monooxygenase hydroxylase/oxygenase subunit alpha: protein MNTDVKNTKTATKTATKKLNAKDRYRMLTRDLDWDFSYADRKDAFPYEEFEGIKITDWSKWEDPFRLTMDSYWKYQAEKEKKLYAIFDAFAQNNGQMNVSNERYLNAIKLFLTAVTPLEYQAYQGYAHVGRQFSGIGARIASQMQSIDELRHVQTQIHAMSHYNKFFDGFQDWSHMHDRVWYLSVPKSFFEDARSAGPFEFLLAISFAFEYVLTNLLFVPFMSGAAYNGDMATVTFGFSAQSDEARHMTLGLEIVKFLLEQHEDNVPIVQEWIDKWFWRGTRLLSIVGMMMDYMLPNKVMSWKEAWETYFEEAGGALFKDLSRYGIRMPKYSEVIEKEKEHVSHQAWWIFYNFGHAAGFHTWIPTDEEMDWLSAKYPDTFDKYYRPKWELARKLEAEGKRFYSNGLPQLCQICQIPMTFTEMDGDPTMFSYRDSIYKDERYHTCSDGCHDIFEREPEKYIQAWLPVNQILQGNCGGPDLETILRDYYNFNVGADNLDIEGSPDQERWKKWKGA, encoded by the coding sequence ATGAATACTGATGTTAAAAATACAAAAACAGCGACTAAAACCGCAACCAAAAAGCTGAATGCCAAAGACCGCTACCGCATGCTGACCCGTGATCTGGATTGGGACTTTTCCTATGCAGATCGTAAAGATGCCTTTCCTTATGAAGAGTTTGAAGGCATTAAAATCACCGATTGGTCAAAATGGGAAGATCCTTTCCGTTTAACCATGGATTCATACTGGAAATATCAGGCTGAGAAAGAGAAAAAACTCTATGCCATTTTCGATGCTTTTGCACAAAACAATGGGCAAATGAATGTTTCCAATGAGCGTTATTTAAATGCCATTAAACTGTTCTTAACAGCAGTTACACCTTTGGAATATCAGGCTTATCAAGGCTATGCCCATGTAGGTCGTCAGTTCAGCGGCATCGGTGCACGTATCGCTTCACAGATGCAATCGATTGATGAATTGCGTCATGTGCAAACCCAGATTCATGCCATGAGCCATTACAACAAGTTCTTTGATGGCTTCCAGGACTGGTCGCACATGCATGATCGTGTGTGGTATTTGTCTGTACCAAAATCATTCTTTGAAGATGCACGTTCAGCAGGTCCATTCGAGTTTTTATTGGCAATCAGCTTTGCGTTTGAATATGTATTGACTAACTTATTGTTCGTTCCTTTCATGTCAGGCGCAGCTTACAACGGTGATATGGCAACGGTGACTTTTGGTTTCTCAGCACAATCTGATGAAGCTCGTCATATGACGCTTGGTTTGGAAATTGTCAAATTCCTACTTGAGCAACATGAAGACAACGTGCCAATCGTTCAGGAATGGATTGATAAATGGTTCTGGCGTGGCACTCGCCTACTCTCTATCGTCGGCATGATGATGGATTACATGCTGCCAAATAAAGTGATGTCCTGGAAAGAAGCTTGGGAAACTTATTTTGAAGAAGCAGGCGGTGCATTATTCAAAGACTTGAGCCGTTACGGTATCCGTATGCCGAAATACTCAGAAGTGATTGAAAAAGAGAAAGAACATGTTTCGCATCAAGCATGGTGGATCTTCTATAACTTCGGTCATGCAGCTGGCTTCCACACGTGGATTCCAACGGATGAAGAAATGGATTGGTTATCTGCGAAATACCCTGACACCTTCGATAAATACTATCGTCCAAAATGGGAATTGGCACGTAAATTAGAAGCTGAAGGCAAACGTTTCTATAGCAACGGCTTACCACAATTGTGTCAGATCTGTCAGATTCCGATGACCTTTACGGAAATGGATGGCGACCCAACCATGTTCAGTTACCGTGACAGCATTTATAAAGACGAACGTTATCACACCTGTTCAGATGGTTGTCATGACATTTTCGAACGTGAACCTGAGAAATACATCCAGGCATGGTTACCTGTGAACCAGATCCTGCAAGGCAACTGTGGTGGTCCAGATTTAGAAACGATTTTACGTGACTATTACAACTTTAATGTCGGTGCGGACAATTTGGATATTGAAGGTTCGCCAGACCAGGAACGCTGGAAAAAATGGAAAGGTGCATAA
- a CDS encoding phenol hydroxylase subunit P4 → MPVQAIQDNYQFEALDQQKNYGDNMLLFIGWDHHTLFCSAHAFVVSPQQTLQELIDQQIAGGFSQHPEFAEIDWSTVQFTLNREALNADFSKTLAEQGFDHKSLLRFVTPNLTGYKGSHV, encoded by the coding sequence ATGCCAGTACAAGCAATCCAGGACAATTATCAATTTGAAGCTCTTGATCAACAAAAAAATTATGGCGATAACATGCTGTTATTTATTGGTTGGGATCATCACACACTTTTTTGTTCAGCACATGCTTTTGTGGTGTCACCACAACAAACTTTACAGGAATTGATTGATCAGCAAATCGCAGGTGGATTCAGCCAGCATCCTGAATTTGCAGAAATTGACTGGTCAACTGTGCAATTTACTTTAAACCGCGAAGCGCTGAATGCTGATTTCTCTAAAACACTGGCAGAACAAGGCTTCGACCATAAATCTCTTTTACGCTTTGTCACGCCAAATTTAACGGGCTACAAAGGCAGTCATGTTTAA
- a CDS encoding NADH:ubiquinone reductase (Na(+)-transporting) subunit F → MSYQVTIEPIGTTIEVEEDQTILDAALRQGVWLPFACGHGTCGTCKVQVTDGFYDVGEASPFALMDIEREENKVLACCCKPESDMVIEADVDEDEDFLGYLVEDYQAKVIEVKDLSPTIKGIRLQIDRAMQFQAGQYVNIQLPDIEGTRAFSIANSPNEEGIVELHIRKVEGGAATTYVHENLKQGDELDISGPYGQFFVRKSDDRGVIFIAGGSGLSSPQSMILDLLEAGETRNIYLFQGARDVSELYNREIFENLVKEYANFHYIPALNAPKTEDAWTGFTGFVHEAVASHFENKCSGHKAYLCGPPPMIDAAISTLMQSRLFEKDIHTERFLSAADGANGQSRSALFKHI, encoded by the coding sequence ATGAGTTATCAAGTTACCATTGAACCAATCGGTACCACGATTGAAGTCGAAGAAGATCAGACCATCCTTGATGCTGCTTTGCGTCAAGGGGTCTGGCTCCCTTTCGCTTGCGGGCATGGCACATGCGGTACATGTAAAGTACAAGTAACTGATGGTTTTTATGATGTTGGTGAAGCCTCTCCTTTTGCGCTGATGGATATTGAGCGTGAGGAAAATAAGGTTCTGGCATGTTGCTGTAAACCTGAATCTGACATGGTCATTGAAGCGGATGTCGATGAAGACGAGGACTTCTTAGGCTATCTGGTTGAAGATTACCAGGCAAAAGTGATTGAAGTTAAAGACCTGTCACCAACCATCAAAGGCATCCGCCTGCAGATTGATCGTGCGATGCAATTCCAGGCAGGTCAATATGTAAATATCCAATTACCAGATATTGAAGGTACACGTGCATTTTCAATCGCCAATTCACCAAATGAAGAAGGCATTGTCGAACTGCATATCCGTAAAGTTGAAGGTGGTGCAGCCACAACTTATGTACATGAAAATCTGAAACAAGGCGATGAACTGGATATTTCAGGACCTTATGGACAATTCTTTGTCCGTAAATCTGATGATCGTGGCGTGATTTTCATTGCAGGTGGTTCTGGTTTATCAAGCCCACAATCGATGATTCTGGATTTACTCGAAGCTGGTGAAACAAGGAATATTTACTTATTCCAGGGCGCACGTGATGTTTCAGAACTGTATAACCGTGAAATTTTCGAAAATCTTGTCAAAGAGTATGCAAACTTTCACTACATTCCTGCATTGAATGCACCAAAGACAGAAGATGCCTGGACAGGTTTTACAGGTTTTGTGCATGAAGCGGTTGCCAGTCATTTTGAGAATAAATGCAGTGGGCATAAAGCTTATTTGTGTGGTCCTCCACCGATGATTGATGCCGCAATTTCAACACTGATGCAAAGCCGTTTATTTGAAAAAGATATTCATACTGAACGCTTCTTAAGTGCGGCAGATGGCGCAAACGGACAGTCACGTTCGGCATTGTTTAAACATATCTAA